The nucleotide window TCGATCGTTGGGTTCCCGTTTTTTTCACGAACCTTTGCTATCATTCGAGGTAACGACCGTCCTCTACGACACGGAGCACCCAGTGATCCAGCTTCGCACCTTGCTCGCTTCCTTATGCGCGCTCGCCCTTCTCCCCGCTCCCGCCTGGAGCCAAGCCACCGCCTCGCTCGCGGATGTGGCGAGCGAGGCGGTGGCCCACAGCCCGGCCCTCAAGGCCATGGATCAGGCCATCATCGCCGCCAAGGCTCGGGCCACGGCCGCAGGAGCCCCCGCCAACCCCAGCCTGATCGGCCAGCTCCAGCTCTCGCCCCAGGCGGCCAACAACATGCTCACCCTGGGCCTGCGCCAGCCCCTCGACTTTCGCGGGCTCGCCGCCCAGCGCAAGGAGCAGGTCGCCGAGGACGTCGAGATCCTGGCGCTTTCGCGCGATCGCCTCTCCAAGCAGGTGGCGCTGCAGGCCAAGGAGGCCTATTACCGCCTCTGGGGCGCTCGCGAGGCCCTCAAGGTCCACGATCGGGACCTCACCTGGCAGCAAGAGGAGCTCTCGCGCGTGAACGCGCAGATCGCCGCGGGGGCGCTCGCCCCCCACGAGCGGGTGGACGCCGAGTTCGAGCTGATGAAGCTCGAGCGCGAGCGCCGCAGCGCCGCGCAGCAGGTCCTCGGCCTGGAGGCCCATCTCGCCTTCCTGCTCGGCCGCGCCCCCGGATCCCCGGTCGCTCCGCTTTCGCTCGACCAGAAGGAGATCGCCCCCCTGGCGCCCCTCGAGACGTGGCTCGCCGAGGCCCGCGCGCAGCGCCTCGAGCCCAAGGAGATCGCGGTCGCTAGGCGCCGCGAGCAGCGCGGCGTGCGTCTCGCCGACTCCATGCGCTTCGGCAACGGCGAGGTGCAGGCCCAGCTGGGCACGGCCGCCAACACCGAGCCGCTCGTGTACGGCGCCTTCGACCTGCCGCTGCCCGTGCGCTACGACCAGGCTGGCGAGCGCGCCGGCGCCGAGGCCGAGGCCTCGCGTCTCGAGGCCGAGCGCCTGGTCAAGGATCAAGAGATCGCCCAGGAGGTCCTCGCCGCCTACTACGCCTCGCTCGAAGCCCAGGCGCGCCTCAAGGACATCGACGCGCGCGGTCTGCCCTTCGCCGAGCATCAGCTCGAGAAGGCCACGGCGCGGCGCAAGGCCGGCATCGGCTCGCTCACCGAGCTGGCCGCGGCCCGGCACGGCCTCTCGGACGTCGCCTCCGAGCGCCTTCAAGCCCTGCTTTCATACCAACTGTCTTACCTGCGGCTCGAGAGCGCCGCTGGACGTTAAGGAGACCCCGCCATGAAGCCCCTCTTCCTGGGCCTCGTCACCCTTCTGCTCCTGGTCGGCTGCAGCAAGCAAGCCGATCCCCGCGCCCCGCAAGCCGCCGAGGCGACGGCCTCCGAGGAGGTGACCCTCCCCGAAGCCTCCCGGCGCCTCGTCACCCTCGAGACCGCGAGGGTCTCGCGGCGCTCGCTCGTGGCGAACCAGGCCGCCATCGGCCAGATCGTGCCGCGCCCCGAAGGCCAGAGCATGGTGCTCCCGACCCTCAAGGGCCACCTGGTGAGGCTCCACGCGAAGGTGGGCGATCGCGTCGCCGCGGGCGCAGCGCTCGCGACCCTCAAGAGCACGGAGCTGGGCGAGGCCC belongs to Pantanalinema sp. and includes:
- a CDS encoding TolC family protein, which produces MIQLRTLLASLCALALLPAPAWSQATASLADVASEAVAHSPALKAMDQAIIAAKARATAAGAPANPSLIGQLQLSPQAANNMLTLGLRQPLDFRGLAAQRKEQVAEDVEILALSRDRLSKQVALQAKEAYYRLWGAREALKVHDRDLTWQQEELSRVNAQIAAGALAPHERVDAEFELMKLERERRSAAQQVLGLEAHLAFLLGRAPGSPVAPLSLDQKEIAPLAPLETWLAEARAQRLEPKEIAVARRREQRGVRLADSMRFGNGEVQAQLGTAANTEPLVYGAFDLPLPVRYDQAGERAGAEAEASRLEAERLVKDQEIAQEVLAAYYASLEAQARLKDIDARGLPFAEHQLEKATARRKAGIGSLTELAAARHGLSDVASERLQALLSYQLSYLRLESAAGR